Proteins encoded within one genomic window of Procambarus clarkii isolate CNS0578487 chromosome 31, FALCON_Pclarkii_2.0, whole genome shotgun sequence:
- the LOC123758764 gene encoding uncharacterized protein: MSATPLLLQFPQTPASPSPLHHSASRTPTNLHQSRTTKLNNRNSFPPDQSQESRWAALLARATPTKPYGACSPAPLHSHISTASCQPHFVTHHLSPVISHPPAATIQPTITTYQPPSEIQQSRPPVQNVSNFRPLVPTASFNRALTSPTAIKLFNPSRRLNKSQSQLIMPRVKSFFRAGQGSRSAKEKKGMSRDHLPHDASVKSLTNYGDSASPEPLIRKCHTVLALSSTAGNSAQTRLVKEKKGNKLDFLRRMSPSKSAVFASNKMTIVKSPTTVSDLRRLRKNSSTLFPQVELEGEGSGCSRCASAASMASRRFSGLAQDTVFCKLCLSDVSIKEMYQLQQCLCRFCKYCMAVYVTLKIREGDSIIECPDANCDCSGELTLEEMENLVGSELYQLHLKFRKNTEIDRDPVRTWCPMPGCETVVNLPISKLEGPQCTTCSTCTAVFCAACSEPWHPSQPCHADNAESLAVPNDDTIKRCPSCKVPIERDAGCAQMLCKKCKHVFCWYCLASLDDDFLLRHYDKGPCKNKLGHSRASVLWHRAQVIGIFAGFGLLLVVASPLLLFVGPCLLCCKCKPCSKHEIEEDSLYGI; this comes from the exons ATGAGCGCCACCCCGCTGCTGCTACAGTTTCCACAGACGCctgcatcaccatcaccactacatcaCTCTGCCTCCCGCACACCAACCAACTTGCACCAGTCTCGCACCACTAAGCTAAATAATAGGAATTCTTTTCCACCTGATCAAAGTCAAGAATCTCGTTGGGCAGCTCTTCTAGCGAGAGCTACTCCCACCAAGCCATACGGTGCCTGTAGCCCTGCTCCTCTGCATAGTCATATATCTACAGCAAGTTGCCAGCCACATTTTGTGACACATCACTTGTCACCTGTCATAAGCCATCCACCAGCTGCCACAATCCAACCAACCATCACAACCTATCAGCCACCATCAGAAATCCAACAATCTCGTCCACCTGTCCAAAACGTTTCAAACTTTCGGCCACTGGTACCTACTGCATCCTTTAACCGTGCACTAACctcgcctacagctatcaaactatTCAATCCCAGTCGCCGGTTAAACAAGTCACAATCACAACTAATCATGCCCCGCGTGAAGTCTTTCTTTCGGGCGGGACAGGGGTCTCGCTCAGCCAAGGAGAAAAAAGGGATGTCTAGAGACCACCTACCCCATGATGCATCTGTCAAAAGTTTAACCAACTACGGGGATTCAGCATCACCAGAACCACTTATCCGAAAGTGCCACACAGTTCTTGCGTTGTCCTCAACTGCGGGCAATTCTGCACAGACACGCCTTGTAAAGGAGAAAAAGGGTAACAAGTTAGATTTCCTCAGACGCATGTCACCATCTAAATCAGCTGTATTTGCATCTAATAAGATGACTATTGTCAAGTCTCCTACCACTGTATCCGATCTTCGACGCCTAAGAAAGAACTCGAGCACGTTGTTTCCTCAGGTGGAATTAGAAGGGGAAGGTAGTGGATGTTCTCGTTGCGCTTCTGCTGCCTCGATGGCCTCAAGACGCTTCTCAGGTCTTGCTCAAGACACAGTCTTCTGTAAGCTCTGCCTGTCAGATGTCTCCATTAAAGAAATGTACCAGTTGCAACAGTGCTTATGCCGATTCTGCAAATAT TGCATGGCTGTGTATGTTACACTGAAGATCCGTGAAGGTGACAGTATCATTGAATGTCCTGATGCAAACTGTGATTGTAGTGGGGAGCTCACCCTTGAAGAGATGGAGAATTTGGTGGGCAGTGAACTCTATCAACTTCACCTGAAATTTAGAAAAAATACAG AGATAGACAGGGATCCAGTCAGAACATGGTGTCCAATGCCTGGTTGTGAGACTGTGGTTAATTTGCCGATTTCCAAATTGGAGGGACCACAGTGCACCACTTGCTCCACGTGCACTGCAGTCTTCTGTGCTGCCTGTAGCGAGCCATGGCATCCAAGTCAGCCTTGTCATGCAGACAATGCTGAATCATTG GCAGTGCCTAATGATGATACAATAAAGAGGTGCCCCTCCTGCAAAGTCCCAATTGAACGTGATGCAGGCTGTGCACAGATGCTCTGCAAGAAATGTAAACATGTCTTCTGCTGGTATTGCCTTGCCTCTCTTGAT GATGACTTCCTTCTACGTCACTATGATAAGGGACCCTGCAAAAATAAGTTGGGTCACAGTCGAGCATCAGTTTTGTGGCATCGAGCTCAGGTTATAGGTATCTTTGCAGGCTTTGGTCTGCTTCTTGTCGTGGCATCTCCCCTTCTTCTCTTTGTTGGACCATGCCTCCTATGCTGTAAATGCAAGCCCTGTTCTAAGCACGAGATTGAAGAGGATAGCTTATATGGCATCTAA